A region of Streptomyces sp. NBC_01788 DNA encodes the following proteins:
- a CDS encoding serine/threonine-protein kinase — MGAGEELVDGRCQLIERLGSGVVGTVWRARDTVLQREVALKAVRSDAEVSDGSRERVLREARAPARLNHPNVVTIHHLVDTDPHPCLVMELVPGPSLQERLSGGPLTPVEAAGLGRQVLSALRAAHAVGIHHRDVKPANVLLRADGTAVLTDFGIAGMRSSTSLTATDELVGSPEYIAPERIRGHDDDPASDLWSLGLLLHVSVEGVSPLRRATTLATLAAVLEEPVPPPVRSGALAPVLQALLVRDPAARPDAERLDAMLARVESGSAPHWERPTVTASVPPAPALPPGIRPLRWTPPDPPSRLAFRGIGNRPSSGSPRRCWRPPRP; from the coding sequence ATGGGTGCGGGCGAAGAGCTCGTGGACGGACGCTGCCAGCTGATCGAACGGCTCGGAAGCGGCGTAGTGGGCACGGTGTGGCGGGCGAGGGACACGGTGCTGCAGCGGGAGGTCGCGCTCAAGGCCGTGCGGTCGGACGCGGAGGTGTCGGACGGCTCGCGTGAGCGCGTGCTGCGCGAAGCGCGGGCGCCGGCCCGGCTCAATCACCCGAACGTCGTGACCATCCATCACCTCGTCGATACGGATCCTCACCCGTGCCTCGTGATGGAGCTGGTGCCCGGGCCCTCCCTCCAGGAACGGCTCTCGGGCGGCCCGCTGACGCCTGTGGAGGCGGCCGGCCTGGGACGTCAGGTGCTGTCCGCGTTGCGGGCCGCCCATGCGGTCGGCATCCATCACCGGGACGTCAAACCCGCCAACGTTCTGCTGCGCGCCGACGGGACGGCCGTGCTCACCGACTTCGGCATCGCGGGGATGCGGAGCTCGACCTCGCTGACAGCGACGGACGAACTCGTCGGATCACCCGAGTACATCGCTCCTGAACGCATCCGCGGCCACGACGACGACCCCGCGTCCGACCTGTGGTCGCTCGGCCTGCTGCTGCATGTGAGCGTCGAGGGGGTCAGCCCGCTGCGGCGTGCCACGACACTCGCCACCCTCGCCGCGGTGCTCGAAGAACCCGTGCCGCCGCCGGTGCGCTCCGGCGCCCTTGCCCCCGTGCTCCAGGCTCTGCTGGTACGCGACCCGGCGGCTCGCCCGGACGCCGAGCGGCTGGACGCGATGCTCGCGCGGGTGGAGTCCGGATCGGCGCCGCACTGGGAGCGGCCGACGGTCACCGCGTCGGTGCCGCCGGCTCCGGCGCTTCCCCCCGGTATCCGCCCACTCAGGTGGACACCCCCGGATCCGCCCTCGCGCCTGGCCTTCCGCGGAATCGGAAACCGGCCGTCATCGGGGTCACCGCGACGGTGCTGGCGGCCGCCACGGCCGTGA
- a CDS encoding Lrp/AsnC family transcriptional regulator, which produces MDDVDRRILAELQQDGRLTLTELAERVRLSMSPCHRRLRALERSGAIAGYHARLDAAALGLTFESLVFVTMRYEDRETVAAFEEAVAGIPHVIQAQRLFGDPDYLLRVVARDLEAYRQLYDERLATLPGVQRLSSTLVMADVVSARPLPL; this is translated from the coding sequence ATGGACGACGTGGACCGGAGAATCCTTGCCGAGCTGCAGCAGGACGGGCGTTTGACCCTCACCGAACTAGCCGAGCGGGTCCGCCTGAGCATGTCCCCCTGCCACCGCCGTCTCCGTGCCCTGGAACGCTCCGGCGCGATCGCCGGCTACCACGCCCGGCTCGACGCCGCCGCTCTCGGCCTGACCTTCGAGTCGCTGGTTTTCGTCACCATGCGTTATGAGGACCGCGAGACCGTCGCGGCCTTCGAGGAGGCCGTCGCCGGCATTCCCCACGTCATCCAGGCCCAGCGGCTGTTCGGCGACCCCGACTACCTCCTGCGTGTCGTCGCCCGTGACCTGGAGGCGTACCGGCAGCTCTACGACGAGCGTCTCGCCACCCTGCCCGGTGTCCAGCGCCTCAGCTCCACCCTCGTCATGGCGGACGTCGTCTCAGCCCGTCCCCTGCCCCTGTGA
- a CDS encoding peptidoglycan D,D-transpeptidase FtsI family protein: MNRPVRAIAVFCGVLMLALLVRANWLQYVNAEELASDTHNRRVLIERFAAPRGDIIVGGEAVTGAEAVAGRELKFKRTYVNGPMYAPVTGFASQAQGMSLLEKTYDGILSGQDDRLAFQHFLDVATGKERGTGSVVTTIDPRAQKAAYKGLTGLKGARGAVVALDPKTGKVLALASAPSYDPSVFAGNTFKESDRFLALDKDKGKPLANRPLRETYPPGSTFKILTAAAALEHGVVSDIDAPSGAVSPYPLPQSTNRIGSEAGDATCGNASMKTAMQYSCNNVFLDAAAKLGEDRMRETAEKFGFNEDVYSPDFGDLRATKSIYPQDLDKPGTALTGMGQGSLTSTPMQMAMVTAALANDGKLMQPYIVDEIRGPDLSALEKTAPTVMSQAVSADTAHKVQQMMEHTAKEGSAQRALIDGIVVGGKTGTAQRGVNVADEVPYGWFVSYGKKPDGASVAVAVFIDPTGMDISRQDISGGRLGAPIARSVMMAVLR, encoded by the coding sequence ATGAACCGGCCTGTGCGGGCGATTGCTGTCTTCTGCGGCGTGCTGATGCTGGCTCTGCTGGTTCGGGCGAACTGGCTGCAATACGTGAATGCCGAGGAGTTGGCGTCGGATACGCACAATCGCCGTGTGCTGATCGAACGGTTCGCCGCTCCACGGGGTGACATCATCGTCGGTGGCGAGGCGGTGACCGGGGCCGAGGCGGTCGCGGGCAGGGAACTCAAGTTCAAGCGCACCTACGTCAACGGTCCGATGTACGCACCGGTGACCGGCTTCGCGTCGCAGGCGCAGGGCATGTCGCTGCTGGAGAAGACCTATGACGGCATCCTGTCGGGGCAGGACGACCGGCTGGCGTTCCAGCACTTCCTGGACGTGGCGACGGGCAAGGAACGTGGCACAGGGTCCGTGGTGACGACGATCGACCCGCGGGCGCAGAAGGCGGCGTACAAGGGGCTGACCGGTCTGAAGGGTGCGCGGGGGGCCGTGGTCGCTCTGGATCCGAAGACCGGGAAGGTGCTGGCCCTGGCGTCGGCGCCGTCCTACGATCCGTCGGTGTTCGCGGGCAACACCTTCAAGGAGTCCGACAGGTTCCTGGCCCTGGACAAGGACAAGGGCAAGCCGCTGGCGAACCGGCCGCTGCGGGAGACCTATCCGCCCGGCTCCACGTTCAAGATCCTCACGGCCGCCGCGGCCCTGGAGCACGGCGTGGTCTCGGACATCGACGCTCCGAGCGGGGCGGTGTCCCCCTACCCGTTGCCCCAGTCGACGAACCGGATCGGCAGCGAGGCCGGCGACGCGACCTGCGGCAACGCTTCCATGAAGACCGCGATGCAGTACTCCTGCAACAACGTCTTCCTCGACGCCGCCGCCAAGCTGGGGGAGGACCGGATGCGCGAGACGGCGGAGAAGTTCGGTTTCAACGAGGACGTCTACTCACCGGACTTCGGAGACCTGCGCGCCACGAAGAGCATCTATCCGCAGGACCTGGACAAGCCAGGAACCGCGCTGACCGGCATGGGCCAAGGCAGCCTCACCAGCACTCCCATGCAGATGGCCATGGTCACCGCGGCACTGGCCAACGACGGCAAGCTCATGCAGCCCTACATCGTCGACGAGATCCGGGGACCGGACCTCAGCGCTCTGGAGAAGACCGCGCCGACCGTCATGAGCCAGGCCGTCTCCGCCGACACCGCGCACAAGGTGCAGCAGATGATGGAGCACACTGCCAAGGAAGGCAGCGCCCAGCGCGCGCTGATCGACGGCATCGTGGTCGGCGGCAAGACCGGCACAGCGCAGCGAGGCGTGAACGTCGCCGACGAAGTGCCTTACGGCTGGTTCGTCTCCTACGGCAAGAAGCCCGACGGTGCCTCGGTCGCCGTCGCCGTCTTCATCGACCCCACCGGCATGGACATCTCCCGCCAGGACATCTCCGGCGGCCGACTCGGCGCTCCCATCGCGCGCAGCGTCATGATGGCCGTACTGCGGTAG
- a CDS encoding LysE family translocator has protein sequence MAIAGVTAFWTVSLLLVLVPGADWAYAITAGLRHRTIVPAVGGLLAGYVVLTLVVAAGVAALVARSPLVLTVLTAVGAVYLVCLGITTVTSPSTPHAAEEESAGSWLGRAARGAGISGLNPKALLLFLALLPQFVARGTSWPLMAQIAVLGLVHTANCAVVYTGVGTAARRVLRTRPAVASAVTRFSGAAMIVIGVLLLVERLLA, from the coding sequence ATGGCGATCGCCGGTGTCACGGCCTTCTGGACGGTGTCGTTGCTGCTGGTGCTCGTCCCGGGTGCGGACTGGGCCTACGCGATCACGGCTGGACTGCGGCATCGGACGATCGTGCCCGCCGTCGGCGGACTGCTGGCCGGCTACGTGGTACTGACCCTTGTGGTCGCGGCCGGTGTGGCTGCGCTGGTGGCCCGCTCACCACTGGTGCTGACCGTGCTGACAGCCGTCGGCGCGGTGTACCTCGTCTGCCTTGGAATCACCACCGTGACATCCCCCTCGACGCCCCACGCGGCCGAGGAGGAGAGCGCCGGCTCCTGGCTGGGACGGGCCGCCAGAGGCGCGGGCATCAGCGGACTCAACCCGAAGGCTCTGCTGCTGTTCCTGGCCCTCCTGCCACAGTTCGTCGCCCGTGGCACGAGTTGGCCGCTCATGGCTCAGATCGCTGTGCTGGGTCTGGTGCACACCGCCAACTGCGCCGTGGTCTACACAGGCGTGGGCACCGCCGCGCGACGGGTGCTGCGAACACGTCCAGCCGTCGCCTCAGCAGTGACCCGCTTCTCGGGAGCCGCGATGATCGTGATCGGTGTCCTGCTCCTGGTAGAGCGGCTGCTGGCGTAG
- a CDS encoding NRAMP family divalent metal transporter, translating to MANTTIDTTAAAARSAVLDGAHVGDIRGALGTIKLDDTAPRTGLPAKLKTLLAIVGPGLIVMVGDNDAGAFATYGQAGQNYGTHLLWTLLLLVPVLYVNQEMVLRLGAVTGVGHARLILERFGKFWGAFSVIDLFLLNALTLVTEFIGITLAAGYLGLPRTAAVVLAAGIIIASAFTGSFRRFERMAMALCAASLLLVPIYFMIHPHTSQMARDFMVPGLPGGSGQLSTVMLLIIGIVGTTVAPWQLFFQQSYVIDKRITPRFMRYEKADLWIGIVVVVVGAAAMMGFTAAAFAGTHGFGQFTDSAGIATGLEHRAGKLAGVLFAIALLDASIIGAFAVSLSTAYAIGDVLGLRHSLHRGVRGAKGFYAVYAGLVAAAAVIVLIPGSPLGLLTEGVQTLAGVLLPSASVFLLLLCNDRAVLGPWVNGRRTNAFTAAVVGVLVALSIILTASVLFPDISAHAILRIMAGCGIAGVLATGYSFLRRHRRTAGEPIDRTGRDTWRMPRLETLTRPVTSTAYRIGMGALRTYLLIAMVLVVIKIVQVALGN from the coding sequence ATGGCCAACACCACCATCGACACCACCGCCGCGGCAGCCCGCTCCGCGGTTCTCGACGGCGCGCACGTCGGCGACATCCGCGGCGCGCTCGGCACCATCAAGCTCGACGACACCGCACCCCGCACGGGCCTGCCGGCCAAGCTCAAGACCCTTCTGGCGATCGTCGGCCCCGGCCTGATCGTGATGGTCGGCGACAACGACGCCGGTGCCTTCGCCACCTATGGCCAGGCGGGCCAGAACTACGGCACCCACCTGCTGTGGACCCTGCTGCTCCTGGTGCCTGTGCTGTACGTGAACCAGGAGATGGTGCTGCGGCTCGGCGCGGTCACCGGTGTCGGCCACGCGCGGCTGATCCTGGAGCGGTTCGGGAAGTTCTGGGGCGCCTTCAGTGTGATCGATCTGTTCCTGCTCAACGCGCTCACCCTGGTGACGGAGTTCATCGGCATCACCCTGGCGGCCGGCTACCTGGGGCTGCCCAGGACCGCCGCCGTGGTCCTCGCGGCCGGGATCATCATCGCGTCGGCGTTCACGGGATCGTTCCGGCGGTTCGAGCGGATGGCGATGGCACTGTGCGCGGCCTCGCTGCTCCTGGTCCCGATCTACTTCATGATCCACCCGCACACCTCTCAGATGGCGCGGGACTTCATGGTGCCGGGCCTTCCCGGGGGGAGCGGACAGCTGTCGACGGTGATGCTCCTGATCATCGGAATCGTGGGGACGACGGTGGCCCCGTGGCAGCTGTTCTTCCAGCAGTCATACGTGATCGACAAGCGGATCACCCCGCGGTTCATGCGCTACGAGAAGGCCGACCTGTGGATCGGCATCGTCGTGGTGGTGGTCGGGGCGGCGGCGATGATGGGCTTCACCGCCGCGGCGTTCGCCGGTACCCACGGGTTCGGCCAGTTCACCGACAGTGCGGGCATCGCCACCGGGCTCGAGCACAGGGCCGGCAAGCTGGCCGGGGTACTGTTCGCGATCGCGCTGCTGGACGCCTCGATCATCGGCGCGTTCGCGGTGTCCCTGTCGACCGCCTACGCGATCGGTGACGTGCTCGGGCTCAGGCACTCCCTGCACCGCGGCGTACGGGGCGCCAAGGGCTTCTACGCCGTCTACGCCGGGCTGGTGGCCGCCGCCGCGGTGATCGTGCTGATCCCCGGCTCCCCGCTGGGCCTGCTGACCGAGGGCGTACAGACCCTGGCCGGGGTGCTGCTGCCGTCGGCGTCGGTGTTCCTGCTGCTGCTGTGCAACGACAGGGCCGTCCTGGGCCCATGGGTCAACGGTCGCAGGACCAACGCGTTCACCGCCGCCGTGGTCGGTGTGCTGGTCGCCCTGTCGATCATCCTGACCGCCTCCGTGCTGTTCCCGGACATCTCCGCGCACGCGATCCTGCGGATCATGGCCGGATGCGGCATCGCCGGGGTGCTGGCCACCGGATACTCCTTCCTCCGGCGCCACCGCCGGACGGCGGGGGAGCCGATCGACCGCACGGGCCGGGACACATGGCGGATGCCCCGCCTGGAAACGCTGACCCGGCCGGTGACGTCCACCGCGTATCGGATCGGTATGGGCGCCCTGCGCACCTATCTGCTGATCGCCATGGTCCTGGTCGTCATCAAGATCGTCCAGGTGGCACTCGGGAACTGA
- a CDS encoding SDR family oxidoreductase, producing the protein MTDSPLKDRTVVVTGAARGLGAALARELARRGARLALLGHEEPELRALAASLPTTALAVDVDVTDNTALDHAAGEVRRHLGRPSVVVANAGIAEGGPFATSDAASWRRIIDVNLTGSAHTARTFLPDLVATSGYFLQVASLASLGATPMMSAYCASKAGVEAFAHALQAEVAHEGVAVGIAYPAWTDTDMIRESEQFTAMRQLRTHMPPPAATIHPADVVAARLVRAVERRRGAVYVPSWLRALQAVRSALPPVVLRVSRHALLHLDTGRPLRATGPLGTGGRADHDR; encoded by the coding sequence GTGACGGACAGCCCCCTCAAAGACCGGACCGTCGTGGTGACCGGAGCCGCGCGCGGACTGGGCGCGGCACTCGCGCGGGAACTGGCCCGGCGCGGAGCGCGCCTGGCTCTCCTCGGCCACGAGGAGCCGGAACTGCGTGCACTGGCGGCATCCCTGCCCACCACGGCGCTGGCGGTCGACGTCGACGTCACCGACAACACCGCGCTGGACCATGCGGCAGGCGAGGTCCGCCGCCACCTGGGCCGGCCGTCGGTGGTCGTGGCGAACGCGGGCATCGCCGAAGGAGGCCCCTTCGCGACATCGGATGCCGCCTCCTGGCGTCGAATCATCGATGTGAACCTTACGGGCAGTGCCCACACGGCACGCACCTTCCTCCCCGACCTGGTCGCAACGTCCGGCTACTTTCTGCAGGTCGCCTCGCTGGCGTCACTCGGCGCCACCCCGATGATGAGCGCCTACTGCGCCTCCAAGGCAGGCGTGGAGGCCTTCGCCCACGCGCTGCAGGCGGAAGTGGCCCACGAGGGAGTCGCCGTGGGCATTGCCTATCCCGCCTGGACGGACACCGACATGATCCGCGAGTCCGAACAGTTCACGGCCATGCGTCAATTGCGCACCCACATGCCCCCGCCCGCGGCCACCATCCACCCGGCCGACGTGGTCGCTGCCCGACTCGTGCGCGCGGTGGAGCGCCGCCGCGGCGCCGTCTACGTGCCGTCGTGGCTGCGTGCCCTTCAGGCGGTGCGCTCAGCCCTGCCCCCCGTAGTGCTGCGAGTGTCCCGCCACGCACTGCTTCACCTGGACACGGGGCGGCCGTTGCGCGCCACGGGCCCACTGGGCACCGGTGGACGAGCCGACCACGATCGTTGA